One stretch of Streptomyces sp. A2-16 DNA includes these proteins:
- a CDS encoding ATP-binding cassette domain-containing protein, whose translation MVFNRSLLARAALGPAAGAVLMAFMASGAIPAYQMYSVGLAAVYTIVVLSVGLLAGWSGIWSVGHPAFFAIGAYFAAYGSGHGWSLEAVVLGAVAVGAVLGAFLGYAGARFSVLYIALLTLAFTTVTLELVNRWSSVTGGDQGVPVTELRSALGLGTVLGGGTNAQYLAVGAAAVVLALAVPAAASGLRMRLVAAKSHPLAARTIGIAPEAQSALSFAVSAACTCFAGVLLGLITGFVSPDPFSLTFGISLIAACVLGGVGTVLGAVAGGVYLTWNPSLSSAVGLPQPVVQGLVLIGVLLFLPGGAVPFLARSARRLLRRRDLQVPLPAAESEIPAPSRPPAGAPGDGGEVLLRLEHVSVSYGGLKALEDASLSLRQNEILAVIGPNGAGKTTLLNALSGLTGNGRVSGSADLDGRPLLKARATARRRLGIGRTFQHAEVFSELTVAENVLCTRRRITGRDRADVARLLDSVGLAGVAERRPDELPFGLQKRLDLARAMAGEPKLLILDEPFGGLDAGERALLAGHIKRLHAEGTAVVVIDHVLDDLFSVAHRVLAFDFGRTIGEGTPDTVLQDPKVRSSYLGSVDGRTRPPEQVGDRSMIRLHRVGHTYGGVVALRDVDLDVRQGVVLGIAGANGAGKSTLAGILHGSLEPTGGERQSAGTVRTSLAPEGRALFKTLSLRENLEVAAYAAGITGAPLRERLEETVQWLPARLRDRMSASAGGLSGGEQQMLAIARALIVGPDVLIVDEPALGLAPALVDEVYDRLARLAHDGLTVVLLEQLLSRALSVCHEVAVLHEGVVAAHGRPGDPAFAALAEAAYFSGGLEAAPPATAAVRASRVI comes from the coding sequence ATGGTCTTCAACCGTTCCCTCCTGGCGCGGGCCGCCCTGGGACCCGCGGCCGGCGCGGTGCTCATGGCGTTCATGGCCTCCGGCGCGATCCCCGCGTACCAGATGTACTCGGTCGGGCTCGCGGCCGTGTACACGATCGTCGTGCTGTCGGTGGGCCTGCTCGCCGGCTGGTCCGGCATCTGGTCGGTGGGCCACCCGGCCTTCTTCGCCATCGGCGCGTACTTCGCCGCGTACGGCAGCGGGCACGGCTGGTCCCTGGAGGCGGTGGTCCTCGGTGCCGTCGCCGTCGGGGCGGTGCTCGGCGCCTTCCTGGGATACGCGGGCGCCAGGTTCTCCGTCCTCTACATCGCCCTGCTGACCCTCGCCTTCACCACGGTCACCCTGGAACTGGTCAACCGCTGGAGCAGCGTGACCGGCGGCGACCAGGGCGTGCCGGTGACCGAGCTGCGCAGCGCCCTCGGCCTGGGCACCGTCCTGGGCGGCGGGACCAACGCCCAGTACCTCGCCGTCGGGGCGGCCGCCGTGGTGCTGGCACTGGCGGTGCCCGCTGCCGCCTCGGGGCTGCGGATGCGCCTGGTGGCCGCCAAGTCGCACCCCCTGGCCGCCCGTACGATCGGCATCGCGCCGGAGGCGCAGTCGGCGCTGTCGTTCGCGGTGAGCGCGGCCTGCACCTGCTTCGCGGGGGTGCTGCTCGGCCTGATCACCGGGTTCGTCAGTCCGGATCCGTTCTCCCTGACCTTCGGCATCTCGCTGATCGCGGCGTGTGTGCTCGGCGGGGTCGGCACCGTCCTCGGGGCCGTGGCCGGCGGCGTCTATCTGACCTGGAACCCCTCGCTCTCGTCCGCCGTCGGCCTGCCCCAGCCGGTCGTGCAGGGCCTCGTGCTGATCGGCGTGCTCCTCTTCCTGCCCGGCGGAGCCGTACCGTTCCTCGCCAGGTCGGCACGGCGCCTGCTGCGACGACGGGACCTCCAAGTCCCCCTGCCCGCCGCGGAGTCGGAGATCCCCGCACCGTCGCGGCCCCCGGCCGGGGCTCCGGGGGACGGCGGCGAGGTCCTGCTGCGCCTGGAGCACGTGTCGGTGTCGTACGGCGGCCTCAAGGCGCTGGAGGACGCGTCGCTGTCCCTTCGGCAGAACGAGATCCTTGCCGTCATCGGGCCCAACGGTGCCGGAAAGACGACCCTGTTGAACGCCCTGTCGGGGCTGACGGGCAACGGCCGGGTCAGCGGCAGTGCCGACCTCGACGGACGGCCGCTGCTGAAAGCCAGGGCGACCGCTCGACGGCGGCTGGGCATCGGCCGCACGTTCCAGCACGCGGAGGTCTTCTCCGAACTCACCGTCGCCGAGAACGTGTTGTGCACCCGTCGCCGGATCACCGGCCGGGACCGGGCGGACGTCGCGCGGCTGCTGGACTCGGTGGGCCTCGCGGGAGTGGCCGAACGCCGCCCCGACGAGCTGCCGTTCGGCCTGCAGAAGCGCCTCGACCTGGCCCGCGCGATGGCCGGGGAACCGAAACTGCTGATCCTGGACGAGCCGTTCGGCGGCCTGGACGCGGGTGAACGGGCCCTGCTGGCAGGGCACATCAAGCGGCTGCACGCCGAGGGCACCGCCGTGGTGGTCATCGACCACGTCCTAGACGACCTGTTCTCCGTGGCCCACCGGGTGCTCGCCTTCGATTTCGGTCGCACGATCGGCGAGGGCACCCCGGACACCGTCCTTCAGGACCCGAAGGTGCGGTCGTCGTACCTCGGATCGGTCGACGGCAGGACCCGGCCGCCCGAGCAGGTCGGCGACCGCAGCATGATCCGTCTGCACCGGGTCGGCCACACGTACGGCGGCGTCGTCGCCCTGCGCGACGTCGACCTCGACGTCCGCCAGGGGGTCGTGCTCGGCATCGCCGGAGCCAACGGAGCGGGCAAGAGCACCCTGGCCGGCATCCTGCACGGATCGCTCGAACCGACCGGCGGCGAACGGCAGTCGGCCGGCACCGTCCGCACCAGCCTGGCGCCCGAGGGGCGGGCCCTGTTCAAGACCCTGTCCCTGCGCGAGAACCTCGAGGTCGCCGCGTACGCGGCGGGCATCACCGGTGCTCCGCTGCGCGAACGGCTCGAGGAGACCGTCCAGTGGCTGCCGGCCCGGCTGCGCGACCGGATGTCCGCCTCCGCCGGCGGACTGTCCGGCGGCGAGCAGCAGATGCTCGCCATCGCCCGGGCCCTGATCGTCGGACCGGACGTCCTGATCGTCGACGAACCCGCGCTGGGTCTCGCCCCCGCCCTGGTCGACGAGGTCTACGACCGACTGGCCCGGCTCGCCCACGACGGCCTGACGGTCGTCCTGCTCGAACAGCTCCTCAGCCGCGCCCTGTCCGTCTGCCACGAGGTGGCCGTGCTGCACGAGGGCGTCGTCGCGGCCCACGGGCGGCCCGGTGACCCGGCGTTCGCGGCCCTGGCGGAAGCGGCGTACTTCAGCGGCGGCCTCGAAGCCGCACCGCCCGCGACGGCCGCCGTCCGGGCCTCCCGTGTGATCTGA
- a CDS encoding ABC transporter substrate-binding protein yields MRRFRRAAGTTAVLAAVALTANACAGEDSAGAAGSSSEIHIGAWLPLTGATASYGVPEKAGADAYFKMLNAQGGINGRKVRWTVKDNAADPQQTVQIARELVGQDKVVAIVNANGTSQAEAAFPFVLNQSKVPVLNEVGGTESWYEPPRAGLFGTQTLYEDQAAAIAAWAVQDGAKRILVVHSDPAAFVNVAKQVEPVAKKVDPSVEVNRLAVKYQTTDYTPVISKVKAAKPQAVIVVLTSPEAAAYLKEAKLQGLSLPTYAYAPVAAESTVSLAKDAAEGLKAVQLVKAPSDPDPAVKEFRTAMARYEPGQDAGFLALWGWSNAKVFAEIAKTVKGPVTSQALSTAYQKASSVDPGVSPVMKFSASEHLGTRSVQRVVVKNGVWTSVGDFYTPPARD; encoded by the coding sequence ATGAGAAGATTCCGCCGCGCCGCGGGAACGACGGCCGTGCTGGCCGCAGTGGCGCTCACCGCCAACGCGTGCGCCGGTGAGGACTCCGCGGGGGCCGCCGGCAGCTCCTCCGAGATCCACATCGGGGCGTGGCTTCCCCTCACCGGCGCCACCGCCTCGTACGGCGTGCCGGAGAAGGCGGGCGCCGACGCGTACTTCAAGATGCTCAACGCCCAGGGGGGCATCAACGGGCGCAAGGTCCGCTGGACCGTCAAGGACAACGCGGCCGACCCGCAGCAGACCGTGCAGATCGCGCGTGAACTCGTCGGCCAGGACAAGGTCGTGGCCATCGTGAACGCGAACGGCACCTCCCAGGCGGAGGCGGCCTTCCCGTTCGTCCTCAACCAGTCCAAGGTGCCCGTCCTCAACGAGGTGGGCGGCACCGAGTCCTGGTACGAGCCGCCGCGGGCCGGCCTGTTCGGCACGCAGACCCTCTACGAGGACCAGGCCGCGGCGATCGCCGCCTGGGCGGTGCAGGACGGCGCGAAGAGGATCCTCGTCGTGCACAGCGATCCGGCCGCCTTCGTGAACGTGGCCAAGCAGGTGGAGCCCGTCGCGAAGAAGGTGGATCCCTCGGTCGAGGTGAACCGGCTGGCGGTCAAGTACCAGACCACCGACTACACCCCGGTGATCAGCAAGGTGAAGGCCGCGAAGCCGCAGGCGGTGATCGTCGTCCTCACCTCGCCCGAGGCGGCCGCCTACCTCAAGGAGGCCAAGCTCCAGGGGCTCTCCCTGCCCACCTACGCCTACGCGCCCGTGGCCGCCGAGTCGACGGTGTCGCTGGCCAAGGACGCCGCCGAGGGCCTGAAGGCCGTACAGCTGGTGAAGGCGCCATCGGACCCGGACCCGGCGGTGAAGGAGTTCCGGACCGCCATGGCCAGGTACGAACCCGGTCAGGACGCGGGATTCCTCGCCCTGTGGGGCTGGAGCAACGCGAAGGTGTTCGCCGAGATCGCGAAGACCGTCAAGGGGCCCGTCACCTCGCAGGCGCTCAGCACCGCGTACCAGAAGGCGTCCTCCGTGGACCCCGGGGTCTCACCGGTGATGAAGTTCAGCGCGAGCGAGCATCTCGGCACCCGCAGCGTGCAGCGCGTGGTCGTGAAGAACGGCGTCTGGACGTCCGTAGGCGACTTCTACACTCCCCCGGCCAGGGACTGA
- a CDS encoding MFS transporter: MRTRIAVPDNTLTRLRIVLTVFFALDGFVFAGWVVRIPAIKEQTGASASALGLALLGVSAGAVITMMLTGRLCRRYGTHRVTVVCAVLLSVSVALPPLTHSAPALGAVLLVFGAAYGSINVAFNSAAVDLVGALRRPIMPSFHAAFSLGGMLGAGLGGLVAGALSPTRHLFGLTVIGLLVTAVAGRTLLRIQPPAPVRDTSPVRDTSEQHSAARPPGSRTRGLVITFGLIALCTAYGEGALADWSALHLEHDLDATPGVAAVGYSCFALAMTIGRLTGTRLLERLGQTRTLVGGGTTAALGMLLGALAPSVWAALLGFMITGLGLANLFPVAVERAGRLAGPDGVAIASTLGYGGMLLGPPAIGFMADWFSLPAALTSVAVLAATAAAIAALTRRAAAA; this comes from the coding sequence ATGCGTACGCGCATCGCCGTGCCGGACAACACACTCACCCGACTCCGTATCGTCCTCACCGTCTTCTTCGCCCTCGACGGCTTCGTCTTCGCCGGGTGGGTCGTCCGCATCCCCGCGATCAAGGAGCAGACCGGCGCCTCCGCCAGCGCCCTCGGCCTCGCCCTCCTGGGCGTCTCGGCCGGCGCGGTGATCACCATGATGCTCACGGGGCGACTGTGCCGCCGCTACGGCACCCACCGGGTCACCGTCGTCTGCGCCGTCCTGCTCTCGGTCAGCGTCGCGCTGCCGCCGCTCACCCACTCAGCTCCGGCACTCGGCGCCGTGCTGCTGGTCTTCGGCGCCGCGTACGGCAGCATCAACGTCGCGTTCAACAGCGCCGCGGTCGATCTCGTGGGCGCGCTGCGGCGGCCCATCATGCCCAGCTTCCACGCCGCGTTCAGCCTCGGCGGAATGCTCGGGGCCGGGCTCGGCGGGCTGGTCGCCGGAGCGCTGTCGCCCACGCGGCACCTCTTCGGCCTCACCGTGATCGGCCTGCTCGTCACCGCCGTCGCGGGCCGGACCCTGCTGCGCATCCAGCCCCCTGCGCCCGTGCGGGACACCTCGCCCGTGCGGGACACCTCGGAGCAGCACTCCGCCGCTCGTCCCCCGGGCTCCCGGACCCGCGGACTCGTCATCACCTTCGGCCTGATAGCCCTGTGCACGGCCTACGGCGAGGGCGCCCTGGCCGACTGGAGCGCCCTGCACCTGGAGCACGACCTGGACGCCACACCCGGCGTCGCGGCGGTCGGTTACTCGTGTTTCGCGCTCGCCATGACCATCGGCAGGCTCACCGGCACCAGGCTGCTCGAACGGCTCGGTCAGACCCGCACGCTCGTGGGCGGCGGCACCACCGCCGCGCTCGGCATGCTCCTCGGCGCCCTCGCCCCCTCGGTCTGGGCGGCCCTCCTCGGCTTCATGATCACCGGGCTCGGCCTCGCCAACCTCTTCCCCGTCGCCGTCGAACGCGCGGGCAGGCTGGCCGGGCCCGACGGGGTCGCCATCGCCTCCACCCTCGGCTACGGCGGCATGCTGCTCGGGCCGCCCGCCATCGGCTTCATGGCCGACTGGTTCTCCCTCCCCGCGGCCCTCACCAGCGTCGCGGTACTCGCCGCCACCGCCGCGGCCATCGCCGCGCTGACCCGACGCGCGGCAGCGGCCTGA
- a CDS encoding DinB family protein — MTRSERLAEQLDWHWHNNLRPRLDGLTDEEYFWEPVPGCWSIRPRGASAAPISEGSGEWTMDSASSAPVPAPVTTIAWRLAHIIVSCLGYRVGWYFGGQDVDSRTFAYAGTADEALKQLDEMYGRWNAGVRELSDADLDNPPPAGPERWPMENRVLHVNRELIHHGAEISLLRDLHRGQDGA, encoded by the coding sequence ATGACGAGAAGCGAGCGGCTCGCGGAGCAGCTGGACTGGCACTGGCACAACAACCTGCGGCCGCGGCTGGACGGTCTCACCGATGAGGAGTACTTCTGGGAGCCGGTGCCCGGCTGCTGGAGCATCCGCCCACGTGGTGCGTCGGCCGCACCGATATCGGAAGGTTCGGGGGAGTGGACGATGGACTCCGCGTCCTCCGCCCCGGTCCCGGCACCGGTGACCACGATTGCCTGGCGGCTGGCGCACATCATCGTCTCGTGCCTGGGCTATCGGGTCGGCTGGTACTTCGGCGGCCAGGACGTCGACTCCCGGACATTCGCCTACGCGGGAACCGCTGACGAGGCGCTGAAACAGCTCGATGAGATGTACGGGAGATGGAACGCCGGGGTCCGCGAGCTCTCGGACGCCGACCTGGACAATCCGCCCCCGGCGGGTCCCGAGCGGTGGCCCATGGAGAACAGGGTCCTGCACGTCAACCGGGAGCTGATCCATCACGGCGCCGAGATCTCGCTGCTGCGCGACCTCCACCGCGGGCAGGACGGCGCCTGA